The nucleotide sequence TTTCACTTGCTGTAGATTGGAACGCGTGGGAGCGCCCCGAAATTTTCAAGTTAATTCAATCTTTGGGCAATGTTCCGGAGAGTGATATGCAGCGAACATTTAATTTGGGCGTTGGGCTGGTAATTGTCACTTCCGATTCCTTCCTACCCACTATTTCCGAGCATCTTCGTTTGATGGGCGAAAAGTTTCGAGTCATTGGAAAAGTGGTAAACACCGCTGCCTAATTCTCTTATCTCAAAATGGACTTATGACAAGCCGCTTCTAAGAAGCGGCTTTTTTTCTCATGTCCCGCATTTATTCAGCCAATACTTCCAAATGATGACCATTGCCAATGTATCAAGCTTGCAATATTCCAAAAGCAATTGTTCCCACTTTTGCTTCTTTTCGGGATGGGCAGCACTACGACCGTAAATCATTTCCTCGTAAGCACGCATTGCACCCATTCCTTCTTCTACCCGCTCTGCACGCTCAAAAATTTCAATCGATTCAAGTGCCTTGTAGGGACTTAAGACCTCGCCTTTTTCAACCTTCACATATTTTTTAAGCCAAGAAAGTTCGTGAAGAAAAACGCCATCTTTCCAAACGGCGGGAAGTACGGCTTTGATGGATGTTGAGCCTTTCATCATTGGATGAAAGAAATAATCGAAACAAAGTTTATTCATATCCACCATTCTGCCATCAGAAACACCCTCGATCTTAGCTGTTGATTCAAGCCACTGCAAAAGCGGCGCGGCATCTATGTGAAGGGTTCCGGCATAATCTTGAAGCTGTTGATAGATTGCGCGAAGTACCGTGTTTTCGTATTGTGTCCAGATAAGGATCGTTCCTGAATTTCCAAGCTTTTTCATCAGACTTTCAGCAAATGTGAAATTCGGAAAAACCGCTTCAGTATTGAGGAATTCGGAATGTGTGGGTTCTGCATCAGGAGAACTTAGTGTATGAACACTCCATTGAAATGCAATACGCTCATAGGCACGCATTCCTCGGTGGTAAGGCAAGGCCGATTGGTAGGTTTCGAAATCAATGAAGTGTACGGGATATTGAATGTGTTGCAATTCTTGCTTAAGCCCATTACCTATCCATACTTTTCCTGATCTCGTATTTTCAATTTGAATCTTTTGTCTTAAGCCGCGCGATCCAAAATCGCCCTTTTTATTCTTGAGCCAATCGAGGGGAATATCAAAAAGTGAGGTTGATTTGGTTTCAATGAGCTGATTGGTTTTCTCGTCATCAAGCCCCCAATAAAGCTCAAAAAAGTGTGGCGTTGGTTTTGCGAGCTCTCCCCAACATTCATCAAAGCCGCTTTCAGCCTTATTCTCACTAAAAAATTCGCAGCCTTTACAGCCTCTTCCGATAGGCGTTGCGATTTTCTTAATCTCACCATTTTCTCCTAAACTATCAAGGTATTGCGCGATATCGTTGCGAATCAATGGGATAAGGAATTCGACTTCATTGGTCACTTCAATCCGAGTAAGAAATTGATCTTGATGAATGGCTTCAAGGCTACCTGTAAAATCAACTTTGTAACCTTTCCTTCCTGAATCGAGTTCTACTTCATTGAGTTGAAATTGCTTAGCAAGTCCCTCAATTCCAGTTGTCTTTGTTTTATCCGTCATCATCAGAAACGCGCGAATGCTCATCTGCGGAAATGCCTCACGGGCGATAATCACTTGGAAGGCGATATCACGGAGATATTCATCCCAACCCGAAGCGATTTTATCTTTCTTTGCCGACCAAAACTGCTCATTGCCTAAAGTGCCGTCGAATGATTTCGCTTTAACTTCAATTAATTCAAGTTCATTTCCTCTTTTACGAAGAATATCAACCCTTGCGAGTTTTCTGTTTGCAATAAGGAGTGGCTCAAAAAGTGTCACTTCCTCTTTCAAAAGCATTTCTAGAGTCACTTGATGGGCGTTCAAAATTGACTGATCACTTTTAATTTCAATGCCTTCGGGGAACATAAGCTGCGCCAATTTGGCAACTAAAAATCCGCCATCAGCCAAGTTGTCTAAAAGAGGATCTGATTCACGCTCATTCGGGTAATTTTTTTTAGCATAAAAGAGTTTCGTAGCGCAGCTTTGCGCAAGCTTAAAATCAGATTTTGATAAGTACATCGTTGGGCGGCATTTCGTGATTTAGAAAATCAAATATAATTCGGCCCTTTGATTTAAAACCAAAAACCGCACCCATTGCGGTGTGCGGCCTTTGGCATCATCAATCAAAGTAACAACTCTTTTTGCGCGTGCTTATACAGTTACTTCGGCAGCCTTTTCTTTACGATACTTTTCAAGCGTTTGCAAATAATGATCGGCGTGCGCCTTCTCCACTTTCTTAAACGACTTGAAGCGTTTTGCTGCTGCCTTAAAGATTTCTGCATGCTCGAGCGATTCCTTTTGCTGCTCACGGAATTCCTCTACGGCATCCAAATTCCCCTCGCGAAGCGCCGTCGCCTCAAATTGTGGGTACATTATGTTGGTTTCGTAAAGCTCACCTTCAGCTGCAATTTCCAAAAGTTTTTCAACCGTAAGCAAATACTTCGGGTAAAGCAATTGCAAATGCGCGACGGCGTGGCCGAATTCATCGCGAGCGGTTTTTTCAAATACTTCCGCCACTTCTTCGCTGCCAAGTTCTCGGGCAATTTCTCCGAAGTAGAGATAGCGGCGAAAGGCCATTGCTTCCCCTGCAAATGCAGCTTCGAGATTTTTCCGTGTTTCTGTTCCTTGAATGGTCATAAAGTCTCCTTTAATTTTTAGTTCGTTGTTAATAAAAAAAGCGGTTGAGATTCTTATATTCAAAACCAATTGATTTCTATTTTCAATAAGTTTTGTCAATCACTACACGACAAACCTACAAGAGTAGATTCAATAAATGAAATCGATTGTTTTTATTTACCGATAGTATTTATCAATATCCTATTTTTTCACTACTAACCTTCGGGATGTATGTCGCTCAACATTACGCTTACACAGCTCTCCTATATTGTCGCTGTCGATACCCACAGAAATTTTGCCAAGGCTGCCGATAGTGTATTTATTACGCAGCCGACACTTTCGATGCAGATTCAGAAGCTTGAGCGGGAGCTTGGAGTGATGATTTTCGATCGGAGTAAACAGCCGGTTGAGCCTACCGGAATCGGTCGAGTTATCTTGGATCAATCTCGCGTGATTCTTAAAGAGTCACAAAAGTTACCTGAGCTCATTCGAGTCAATCAGGGGGCTATTGAAGGAGAATTCAGGCTTGGTATTATTCCAACACTTGCGCCGAGTCTTCTACCCCTTTTCTTAAAAAACTTCACACACAAATATCCAAAGGTAGAGTTGGTCATTGAAGAATTGCAAACGCATGTGATTGTGGAGCGGCTTCGCAAGGATACGCTTGATGCAGGGCTTTTGGCCACGCCGCTTTCGGAGGTAGGAATCGGAGAGATTCCATTATTCTATGAACCTTTTGTCGCGTATCTACCCCAGACACATCGCTTAGCTAAGAAAAAAAAGATTTCGATTGATGATCTTGATAGCCACGATTTGCTTCTGCTCAATGAAGGTCATTGTTTTAGAAATCAGTTAATTAAACTATGCCGTTTTTCAACTCCCGAAAAAAATCATGATAAGGGGAATGATAAGAGTAATCATGCCTCACAATCCTTTCGATTTGAAAGTGGAAATTTTGATACCCTCAAAAAATTAGTGGATCAAGGGTTTGGGATGACCTTGCTCCCCTATCTCAAAGCACTTGACTTAGAAAGGAAAGATCATCCAAGTCTAAGGCATTTTGATCTACCTACACCGATTCGTGAAATCTCTATTGTTCATTCACGTTCAGTTTTGAAAAAGCATATCATTGATTTACTTGGCGCTGAAATCAAGAAAACGGTTCCAAAGCAACTTTTAAGTCGTGAAGGGACAAACCGAATAGAGCCGATTTTAAATGAAGCACTTTTATAACTAAGGAACGAAAAATATTCTCTCGGTTTTTCGTTTAGAAAAAAGTGGGTTTATTTCTCCGATAGTAGAATTAAAAAAGGAAGGATCAATAGGGAGATAGTCTTTTGATTCAAATTTCAATAGGGTCATTTTATTATTTTTTTCTTTCGCAATCGTGAATTGCTCAAGATCTGCTTTAGATATGGGGATTGCGAGCGAAACATGATCTTTGTATTCCAAAATGATGGGGCGAATTTTGAGAATTTTCTTGTAGAGAAGAGCAAGTAGGATAGTGCGGTCTTCGCAGTCACTATATTCATCAAATAAAGTTTCCTCGGCAAAGCTACAGTGTTCACCTCGTTCTGTTGCCTTATCCTCTTTATATGGTAAGGCATAAGTCACAAAATCGTGCAAAAATTGTAGCGCTTCAATGCTGCTTTTTTTTTCTTTTTGGATAATTGATGCGAGGGAATCGGCGAGTGAAAAGAGGGATTCGCCAAAGATCATGTCAAAATATGTCGGTAAATCTCGCTGAGGATATGCGGCGTAAAAAGCCATTTTTAATTGACTGATTTCCCCTTTCAAAGCATACAGTTTCCCACCTGAACGCCAAATCCATTCTTTTTTTATTGTCGCCCCGCCAAAGTCCGGCATGTCGGTCACTCTCAAATCCATCGGTCGTTTCCGATTCATCTTCTCTTGTGAAATCGGAAGCATTTCAACTTGTGTAGAAGAGAGGGTATGAAATTTTCCACTTTTTATATCGATCAGGTAAAAGTAAGAATTCATGTACTCAAGATTCGATGCAAAGAAGAGCTTTTCTTTTATAGCAAGCGCAAGTGAACGAATATTTTTTTGGTTGGTACTTTCTTGCACTAAAGTCGCGTTGAAGGGTGTCTTTTCAAGCAAAGCCAGAAGAACATGTGATACCCTTTCGTCATTGACTTCAATAGATTTTGCTGCCTGCAAATAAAGTTGAAATCGCCACCATTCCGACAAGCGAAGCGAATCGGCCACTCGATGAAGCACCTTATGAACGCTTTCTAAGCGAGAAGAAATTGTAGAAATCATTGCCTCAAAATTTGGGTCATTGAGTTCCCTTTGAAATACAATGCCTTCAAGGTTTGGCGGTTGAATCAATACTCTAACTTGATAGAAATGAACAACGACCTGCGGGTTACCTTTTGGCTTTTCTAAAGTGACTCGAGGGTCAGCTGTTTTCCCTACAAGACTGTTGCTGAGAAGAATGATTCCGATTGAAAGATTGATAAGGATTTTTTTCATTTTTTTATTCAACTTGAAACTCATTTTACTTAAGCAAAAGGGATGAGTTTCACTCGGTAAAGAGGAATTTTGAGACGATTCAGTTCAAAATCAAAAGTTGTAATAGCTACTCGCTCTGATCGAATAAAATCAACAACTTCTTTTGAACTGAAAAATTTCTTGGAACTAACCAAATCATCGCCCTGACTTTTCGCCATAACGGCTTGTGCAAGTGCAAGCGCAGAACCAAAGAAATTTAACTTTCCGTTTGGAGAAGAAACCAAAACCTTACCCGAGTATAATCCTAAACGCAATCGAAGGGGCTTGTGTGGATTTCTCATATTTCTAACCCGAAGCAATTGCAAAACTTCAACACCTGCTTTGAGTGCCATTTCTTGTTTAGGAAATGTGATTGCAAAATCGAATGTGCCACTATGGCAGATACGGCCTTCATAAGTACGTGCGCATTTTGAAAGTAACGCTTCAGCTTCTTTGTAAATTTCTCTTACGGGAAGGTCTCCAAATTCTTCAAGCAACTCTATTGGATTTAATAGCGCCGCTGAAAGAAAGACTGCTTCATGAATCTGAAAATTCACAGAGGGGTGCATGACATCCTCAGGGAAATGATCAAAGAAATCAGGAAAAGCTGTTGCTGAATAAGCGGATGTCGATGTTCGTATTTTACCTAAAGTCTCGAAGGTGAGAGTTGCACGAAACGGCTTAGGATTTTGAACTGTCAGTTGAAACACGGGCTCTTGGGCTAAGCTTCCGGTAACCGATAGCTCTTGACCAAGGTGAATCACCAACTCATTTGAACCTGTGTCTTTTGAAATTTCAAATTGTACAGTCCCCGAAGTAATTGATGAGGAAATGTGATAAAAGCCTTCACTCATCGCCATCTGTTGCGAACGATGATGGGCTGGTTCAATCATCAACTGTGAAGAAAGGTGATTGAAATGAGATGGGCTTCCGGCTGAGTATTGACCTTCATCAGAGGATCGATATTTGATATTGGGTGAAAAAGTGATTTCAATATTCTTATCAAATTCGGGAGTAAACTCCGTTTTGCATACCGAGCAATGGTGTTGAGTTGGAATCTCCGCAAGTCGTTCATAGCGCTGAACTTGGCTTTTGCAAACGGGGCATATGATATCCCAGTTTTTTTTCAGGTACCCTTCTCTTGATGCTTTAATTAAAAAGCGCAAAACTTCGCTTGGTGTTGAACGGCTGAAATAGCTGAGTGGAATTGGTCGCATGCGCCTTATGTAACGGTCGGGCGCGGTGTAAATGTATTCAGAAATTTTTTCCGGAAGTGCCGTATCTGGAGCCAAATGTTTCCAAGTTTTTGCTAAGGAATCGATTTCAGCGCCGAATGTCTTTTCTTCTGCCATAAAGCTTTCATAACCTAATACTTCTGTTCGGCGAATAGCCTCATCGATTCGCTTTAGTTCTGCAATCAATCTTTCAATGTCTTCATTTGCAAAGACCATTGCAGAAAAGTTTTCATCGCGTGGTAAATATCGAACTTCAATGGTAAGCAACGTTCCCCCTGTTTGACTGAGCTCTGCTTTTAGTTTCAACGCGTAGTATTGAAATGCGCCGGTGAGATAAAAGCGTTCACAGAATAAATACTCTGGCGCAACCCACTCAAAAGGCAATTCTATAAATGTTTCTTTGGAATCGGTGATTTCGGAATCACGCTCTGTTTCGATGTACAAAGCATTCCCTTTAATGGAATCAAAAAGACGATCAATTTTTTGTTTTCCAAAGCCAATTTTTTTGAAAAGAATTTCCGTATTCGAAAGGTATGTCCAAAGTTCTTCGGGCGCGTGGCGAAGTTCTGCCATTCCTTGTAATGACAGCGCTTCTGAACGGAGCTTTTGAATTTCCGGTAGATCAGGTATTGAACATTTGTCTGTCATTGCGGCAGAAAAGGGTTGTAATATCGCTTTGACCTTAAATTTAAGACACTCTTAAGAGAAAATCTGTGACTTCTCGTCTAAAGTTTGTTTTTTCATTTGAGATGCAACGGCTCACTTTTTATTATTTTCCTATTGTTTTGAGGAACATTCAGTATTGTGCTTTTAACACCAATGACCATTCAACACGAGAGAATGATGAAAATTGTCATAGTTGATGACCAACCGATAAATCTAGATGTTTTGAAGCGACACGCCGGCAAACTTCCTGAAACGGAAATTATCGCCTTCCTGAATCCTCTTGAAGCACTTCAATATTGCAAGACAGAATCTGTTGATTTAATTCTCACAGACTACCAGATGCCTGAAATGTTTGGAACCGACTTCATGACCGAATTTCGCTCGTTACCCGGAAAAGAATCTGTACCAATCATCATGATTACGGCCGAAAGTCAACAAGAACTTCGGTACAAAGCTCTTGAAATGGGCGCAAATGATTTTCTCAACAAGCCAATTGATGGCACAGAATTTATCGCTCGCGCACGAAATATGCTTGCGTTAAGAGCCGCTCAAAATGAATTACTCAAAAAAAATTCAGAACTTGAGATACTAAATAAGAAGTTGGAGGAAGTTAGTACCCTTAAAACACATTTGATGGCCATTGCAGCCAATGATTTAAGTGATCCTTTGGGGAGTATCATTCAGTTTTCTGACACAATGCTTTCCGGACGCCCAACCGCGGAGCAGCACGCTCAATACCTCAGAATTATTCAAGACTTAGCCAACCGCATGAATCATATTATTCGAGAGGTTCTTAATTCGGAAGCCATTGAAAGTGGGAAACTCATCTTTGCACAAAGGCCTATCGGGCTTGGAGAACTTGTGAAATTCAATGTCGGCATCGCTCTTCATCGTGCAACTGAAAAAAAGCAAAAATTTCTCTTTCATGCCGATCAAAGTGTGCTTGTGAAAGGCGATGAGATCAGGCTTCAAGAAATTGTGAATCAACTTATTTCAAATGCAATTATCTATTCACCAATTGGTTCAACAATTTCAGTTCGCGTTTATTCCATTGGAGAAATTGTGCGTTTGGAAGTGACAGACGAAGGGCCGGGAATTTCAGAAGAAGACATGAAAAACTTATTCAAAAAATTTCAGCGGCTTTCAGCAAAGCCTACAGGCGGTGAGTCTTCGAATGGGATTGGCCTTTCAATCGCCAAACAGCTTGTAGAGCTTCAAGGTGGAAAAATATGGGCTACCTCCGCGGGTGTTGGGAAGGGCGCAACCTTCACTGTAGAATTTCCAATTTATCACCCTTAAATCAGTTTCATTCTTCTAACAGAAAAAAACATTCAACCTTCCATTTTCGTAGGCAGCGTAATCTGTTTTTCGACCAACAAGGACATTCGGAAGCACGATATTTTTTCTGAAGTTATTCACCTCTATCAGCAATTCATCACCTTTGACATTCATCTGTACATGATCAATTTCAACATTTGGTAAGTAAAGTTTTAACAAATACTTCCCATTGCTCTTCTCGATAGTATGTGTTTTGAAATCGTTATACAGGATTTCCTCCGGGAGTTCAGTTTGAAAGAGCGATTCGCCCATTTTGGATAGTGAAATATTCCCAATGACTTCATTTTCAAAATGCTTTACCTTGAAAATAGGAAGTGGATAAAAGAATTGGTCAATTTGCTTTAAGTATCTTTGCTGCTGCTCAAAAAGGCCTTTCATCGACTTTGAAAGCGCTCCTTCAGGGAATATTTTATTAACCACTACGGCATCAAGTGTATAGCCAAAAAGGTTGAGATAAGTTTGTGCTCTCAGTGCCTCGCGAATAACCATATTTTCTGGATTCACCACAATGCGATAGGACGTGACCTTTGGGTCTAACAAGTAACCGTGTAACTCTTTGATTTGCTCGCCAATTTCGGGCATCAACTTAAAGACATTTTTCTTTGGCATAAGCTTTTCAATCAAGGGCATTGCAAAGCTGATGACCCGCGTGTGCCACGATGCGATTTTCTTGGTGTACCATTGGTAAGAATCGGGCATCGCGAGAAGACGCATTGTTTCGCCCGTTGGCGCTGCATCAACAATTATGACATCATACTTGCCGGACTTCGACGCCTCCCAAATGTGCTTTAAGCTCATCATTTCTTCCATTCCCGGAATAATGGCAAGTTCATCAGCGACAACCTCGCTTGCACCCTCGTTCATCAGCATCGACGAAAAATAATCATGTAATAATGACCAATGATTTCTGATCTCGGCAAGCACATTGATTTCCATCGCAAAAAGATTTGGAAACACTTCGCGTGGCGAGTCACTAAGTTCTGCGCCAAATGCATCTCCAAGACTATGAGCGATATCGGTACTCATAATCAATACGCGTTTTCCTGAATTTGCAATTTTTGCCGCTGTTGCTGCTGAAACCGTCGTTTTACCAACGCCGCCTTTCCCGAGATAAATTATTATTCGCATCGTACCGGTGCCCTGCACCCCTTTTGAAACATAATCGGCCTTTGCCGGTTAATCAATATTAATTTTAATTCTCTTATGCGCTTTTACATAAGCCTCTTTTGCATCTTGGTTTTCTTTTGCTTCATTCATATCATTTCTCTCTTCTGCCTCACGGGGTGTTTGATTTTGACCACTATTTGTGGAATCAAATTCAGCATTGGCATGATTCGATTGAGGATTTCCGTTCGATCTTGAATTTGGAAGATTCTGATAAGTCGTCATTGCCTTAACAAAAGCGCCTAAAATTCCATCGTTTTTTACAGCTGTCGCCACGGTTTGAATGATAAAATTTTGAGCCTCTGGATTTTGAGCCACGTTTTTTACAATTTCATTCAGGGTGGAAAGTGTTGTTGAAAATCTTTCAGGGAGTTTCTCAAGATCTTCCTTTGCTTGATTTCGATATTCTTCAGGAATATTATTCAGTAAATCTTTTGTTATTGCTTCTGCTCGTTTTAGGGAAACCATATCCAAGTTTCCCATTGCGTGAGCGCCGGGT is from Chloroherpetonaceae bacterium and encodes:
- a CDS encoding ArsA family ATPase — translated: MRIIIYLGKGGVGKTTVSAATAAKIANSGKRVLIMSTDIAHSLGDAFGAELSDSPREVFPNLFAMEINVLAEIRNHWSLLHDYFSSMLMNEGASEVVADELAIIPGMEEMMSLKHIWEASKSGKYDVIIVDAAPTGETMRLLAMPDSYQWYTKKIASWHTRVISFAMPLIEKLMPKKNVFKLMPEIGEQIKELHGYLLDPKVTSYRIVVNPENMVIREALRAQTYLNLFGYTLDAVVVNKIFPEGALSKSMKGLFEQQQRYLKQIDQFFYPLPIFKVKHFENEVIGNISLSKMGESLFQTELPEEILYNDFKTHTIEKSNGKYLLKLYLPNVEIDHVQMNVKGDELLIEVNNFRKNIVLPNVLVGRKTDYAAYENGRLNVFFC
- a CDS encoding rubrerythrin family protein is translated as MTIQGTETRKNLEAAFAGEAMAFRRYLYFGEIARELGSEEVAEVFEKTARDEFGHAVAHLQLLYPKYLLTVEKLLEIAAEGELYETNIMYPQFEATALREGNLDAVEEFREQQKESLEHAEIFKAAAKRFKSFKKVEKAHADHYLQTLEKYRKEKAAEVTV
- a CDS encoding LysR substrate-binding domain-containing protein — encoded protein: MSLNITLTQLSYIVAVDTHRNFAKAADSVFITQPTLSMQIQKLERELGVMIFDRSKQPVEPTGIGRVILDQSRVILKESQKLPELIRVNQGAIEGEFRLGIIPTLAPSLLPLFLKNFTHKYPKVELVIEELQTHVIVERLRKDTLDAGLLATPLSEVGIGEIPLFYEPFVAYLPQTHRLAKKKKISIDDLDSHDLLLLNEGHCFRNQLIKLCRFSTPEKNHDKGNDKSNHASQSFRFESGNFDTLKKLVDQGFGMTLLPYLKALDLERKDHPSLRHFDLPTPIREISIVHSRSVLKKHIIDLLGAEIKKTVPKQLLSREGTNRIEPILNEALL
- a CDS encoding DUF5939 domain-containing protein yields the protein MTDKCSIPDLPEIQKLRSEALSLQGMAELRHAPEELWTYLSNTEILFKKIGFGKQKIDRLFDSIKGNALYIETERDSEITDSKETFIELPFEWVAPEYLFCERFYLTGAFQYYALKLKAELSQTGGTLLTIEVRYLPRDENFSAMVFANEDIERLIAELKRIDEAIRRTEVLGYESFMAEEKTFGAEIDSLAKTWKHLAPDTALPEKISEYIYTAPDRYIRRMRPIPLSYFSRSTPSEVLRFLIKASREGYLKKNWDIICPVCKSQVQRYERLAEIPTQHHCSVCKTEFTPEFDKNIEITFSPNIKYRSSDEGQYSAGSPSHFNHLSSQLMIEPAHHRSQQMAMSEGFYHISSSITSGTVQFEISKDTGSNELVIHLGQELSVTGSLAQEPVFQLTVQNPKPFRATLTFETLGKIRTSTSAYSATAFPDFFDHFPEDVMHPSVNFQIHEAVFLSAALLNPIELLEEFGDLPVREIYKEAEALLSKCARTYEGRICHSGTFDFAITFPKQEMALKAGVEVLQLLRVRNMRNPHKPLRLRLGLYSGKVLVSSPNGKLNFFGSALALAQAVMAKSQGDDLVSSKKFFSSKEVVDFIRSERVAITTFDFELNRLKIPLYRVKLIPFA
- a CDS encoding DUF2779 domain-containing protein, with amino-acid sequence MYLSKSDFKLAQSCATKLFYAKKNYPNERESDPLLDNLADGGFLVAKLAQLMFPEGIEIKSDQSILNAHQVTLEMLLKEEVTLFEPLLIANRKLARVDILRKRGNELELIEVKAKSFDGTLGNEQFWSAKKDKIASGWDEYLRDIAFQVIIAREAFPQMSIRAFLMMTDKTKTTGIEGLAKQFQLNEVELDSGRKGYKVDFTGSLEAIHQDQFLTRIEVTNEVEFLIPLIRNDIAQYLDSLGENGEIKKIATPIGRGCKGCEFFSENKAESGFDECWGELAKPTPHFFELYWGLDDEKTNQLIETKSTSLFDIPLDWLKNKKGDFGSRGLRQKIQIENTRSGKVWIGNGLKQELQHIQYPVHFIDFETYQSALPYHRGMRAYERIAFQWSVHTLSSPDAEPTHSEFLNTEAVFPNFTFAESLMKKLGNSGTILIWTQYENTVLRAIYQQLQDYAGTLHIDAAPLLQWLESTAKIEGVSDGRMVDMNKLCFDYFFHPMMKGSTSIKAVLPAVWKDGVFLHELSWLKKYVKVEKGEVLSPYKALESIEIFERAERVEEGMGAMRAYEEMIYGRSAAHPEKKQKWEQLLLEYCKLDTLAMVIIWKYWLNKCGT
- a CDS encoding response regulator; this translates as MMKIVIVDDQPINLDVLKRHAGKLPETEIIAFLNPLEALQYCKTESVDLILTDYQMPEMFGTDFMTEFRSLPGKESVPIIMITAESQQELRYKALEMGANDFLNKPIDGTEFIARARNMLALRAAQNELLKKNSELEILNKKLEEVSTLKTHLMAIAANDLSDPLGSIIQFSDTMLSGRPTAEQHAQYLRIIQDLANRMNHIIREVLNSEAIESGKLIFAQRPIGLGELVKFNVGIALHRATEKKQKFLFHADQSVLVKGDEIRLQEIVNQLISNAIIYSPIGSTISVRVYSIGEIVRLEVTDEGPGISEEDMKNLFKKFQRLSAKPTGGESSNGIGLSIAKQLVELQGGKIWATSAGVGKGATFTVEFPIYHP